One stretch of Brevibacillus laterosporus DNA includes these proteins:
- the qoxA gene encoding cytochrome aa3 quinol oxidase subunit II — MRHKGSLLFMFFCLTLLLSGCEPLMVLDPKGPVAKIQSDTIIFSMWVMAAVLLVVYVLFVYMLVKYRATKANEGYEPPHEEGSKLLEITWTAIPIIIVVILSVITVKTLDQVETKPAGYDDQNPIVIYASSSNWKWHFSYPEENIETVNYLNIPTNRPIEFRLYSYGPITSFWIPQLGGQKYAMSDMVTKLHFAADHPGSFMGKNSNFSGKGFAHMEFEVLAMSPADYSKWVDEVKQTAPALTEPEFDSLLDMEHVGRKTYASTHLTFRPAPEGAHGGHNHGGGTTTESEPDSSSEHSGHSDSSSEHSEHSEMNHDQHKK; from the coding sequence ATGAGACACAAAGGGTCGTTACTTTTCATGTTTTTTTGTCTTACTCTTTTATTATCCGGTTGTGAGCCATTAATGGTACTTGATCCAAAAGGACCTGTTGCCAAAATTCAATCGGACACCATTATTTTTTCCATGTGGGTTATGGCTGCTGTTTTGCTTGTTGTTTATGTTTTGTTTGTTTACATGTTAGTTAAATATCGCGCTACCAAAGCCAACGAGGGCTATGAGCCTCCTCACGAAGAAGGTAGTAAACTACTGGAAATTACCTGGACAGCTATCCCGATCATCATTGTAGTGATTCTGTCGGTTATTACTGTAAAAACATTGGATCAAGTGGAAACAAAGCCAGCAGGGTATGATGATCAAAATCCAATCGTCATTTACGCATCCTCTTCTAACTGGAAATGGCATTTTAGTTATCCAGAGGAAAACATTGAGACGGTTAACTACCTCAATATCCCTACAAACCGTCCAATTGAATTCCGCCTGTATTCATACGGACCAATCACAAGCTTCTGGATTCCACAGCTTGGTGGTCAAAAATACGCAATGTCCGACATGGTTACCAAATTACACTTTGCAGCTGACCATCCGGGTTCTTTTATGGGGAAAAACTCTAACTTCTCCGGTAAAGGCTTTGCACATATGGAGTTTGAAGTACTAGCTATGTCTCCGGCTGATTACTCCAAATGGGTAGATGAAGTAAAGCAAACGGCTCCTGCATTGACAGAGCCTGAGTTTGATAGCTTGCTTGATATGGAACATGTAGGAAGAAAGACGTATGCTTCCACACACTTAACATTTAGACCAGCGCCCGAGGGTGCCCATGGTGGACATAATCATGGAGGCGGAACTACAACTGAATCGGAACCAGACTCTTCTTCTGAGCATTCCGGGCATTCTGATTCTTCTTCCGAGCACTCCGAGCATTCCGAAATGAATCACGACCAGCATAAGAAATAA
- the qoxB gene encoding cytochrome aa3 quinol oxidase subunit I, producing the protein MDEFFVTGEPMIYGAMASIVLATFAILGGLTYFKKWGYLWREWLTTVDHKKIGVMYIISALIMLFRGGVDAVMMRVQLSAPDMEFLDSQHYNEVFTTHGVIMILFMAMPFIIGLMNVVIPLQIGARDVAFPRLNAVSFWLFFAGAMLFNISFVIGGSPDAGWTAYFPLASKEFSPTVGNNYYSIALQIAGIGTLMTGVNFTATILKMRAPRMKMMDMPMFTWSVLITCVIIMFAFPVLTVALALMMFDRLFDSQFFTMANGGMDMLWANLFWIWGHPEVYIVVLPAFGIYSDIISTFSRKNLYGYTSMIISMVAISLLSFVVWAHHFYTMGHGSAVNGFFSITTMAIAVPTGVKMFNWLFTLRKGRIQFTTPMLYSLAFIPIFTIGGVTGVMLAMASADYQYHNTMFLVAHFHYVLIPGTVFAVIAGMYYWFPKVFGFKLNERLGKISFWVIAISFNVTFLPLFFLGLNGMTRRMYTYSAGTGFGPLNMIATIGSIGLTIGFVLLVYNIYWSCRYSPRELNGDPWGGRTLEWSTHSPVPEYNFAVMPNHTGRDSFWFAKQNNLPMFTDKIEEIHMPNNSGQPFILGVIFFFLGFFLVFSWWTPAIITGILVIIMLAVRSFERDHGRHIPVKEIIETEERLRGDRV; encoded by the coding sequence ATGGACGAATTCTTCGTTACGGGTGAACCGATGATCTATGGCGCCATGGCAAGTATTGTTCTTGCTACGTTCGCTATCCTCGGTGGTTTAACCTACTTTAAAAAATGGGGCTACTTGTGGAGAGAATGGCTCACTACAGTTGACCATAAAAAAATCGGTGTTATGTACATCATTTCTGCTCTAATCATGCTATTCCGTGGTGGCGTAGATGCCGTCATGATGCGTGTTCAGCTGTCTGCACCTGATATGGAATTTCTAGATTCACAACATTATAATGAGGTTTTTACAACACATGGAGTTATCATGATTCTATTTATGGCGATGCCGTTTATCATCGGACTCATGAACGTTGTTATTCCTCTACAAATCGGTGCTAGAGACGTAGCATTCCCACGTCTTAACGCGGTTAGCTTCTGGCTGTTTTTTGCAGGTGCGATGCTATTTAACATCTCCTTTGTTATTGGGGGATCGCCTGACGCTGGTTGGACTGCTTACTTCCCACTAGCAAGTAAAGAATTCAGTCCTACAGTAGGTAACAACTACTACTCTATTGCCTTACAAATCGCAGGTATTGGTACACTGATGACCGGTGTTAACTTTACTGCTACCATTTTAAAAATGCGTGCTCCTCGCATGAAAATGATGGACATGCCTATGTTTACTTGGTCTGTTCTAATCACTTGCGTTATCATCATGTTTGCTTTCCCTGTTTTAACAGTAGCGTTGGCACTAATGATGTTTGATCGTCTATTTGATAGTCAGTTCTTTACAATGGCTAATGGCGGTATGGATATGCTATGGGCCAACCTGTTCTGGATTTGGGGTCATCCTGAGGTATATATCGTTGTACTACCTGCGTTCGGTATTTATAGTGATATCATCTCTACCTTCTCAAGAAAGAACTTGTATGGTTACACGTCCATGATTATCAGTATGGTAGCCATTTCCCTACTCTCTTTCGTCGTATGGGCTCACCATTTCTATACAATGGGTCACGGTAGCGCAGTGAATGGGTTCTTCTCCATCACAACCATGGCCATAGCAGTCCCCACAGGGGTAAAAATGTTTAACTGGCTCTTTACACTGCGTAAGGGACGAATTCAATTTACAACACCGATGCTCTATTCACTAGCCTTTATCCCGATCTTTACTATTGGTGGGGTAACAGGTGTCATGCTTGCTATGGCTAGTGCCGATTACCAATACCACAACACAATGTTCTTAGTAGCTCACTTCCACTATGTGTTGATTCCGGGTACGGTATTTGCGGTTATTGCTGGTATGTACTACTGGTTCCCGAAAGTCTTTGGTTTTAAACTGAATGAACGTTTAGGTAAAATCAGTTTCTGGGTCATTGCTATTTCCTTTAACGTGACATTCTTACCTCTATTCTTCCTAGGTTTGAATGGAATGACACGACGTATGTACACATATTCAGCAGGAACTGGATTTGGTCCACTAAATATGATCGCTACCATCGGGTCTATTGGACTAACCATTGGCTTTGTCTTATTGGTGTACAACATCTATTGGAGCTGCCGTTACAGTCCTCGCGAATTAAACGGAGATCCTTGGGGTGGTCGTACGCTGGAATGGAGCACGCACAGTCCTGTACCTGAGTACAACTTTGCTGTGATGCCTAATCACACAGGTCGTGACTCTTTCTGGTTTGCGAAACAGAATAATCTACCGATGTTTACGGATAAAATTGAAGAGATTCATATGCCAAATAACAGCGGCCAACCGTTTATTCTTGGTGTAATCTTCTTCTTCTTAGGATTCTTCCTTGTATTTAGCTGGTGGACTCCTGCGATTATCACCGGAATTCTCGTGATAATCATGCTAGCTGTTCGCTCGTTTGAACGAGATCATGGCAGACACATTCCCGTTAAGGAAATCATCGAGACTGAAGAGAGATTGCGGGGTGATCGTGTATGA
- the qoxC gene encoding cytochrome aa3 quinol oxidase subunit III, protein MKIDNSLPLEYSTEENRLKIFGFWLFLGAEIVLFSTLFAVYLTLWQRTGHGPTASHIFELSGVMIETVLLLTSSFVCGLAIHSMRLGLKKPTLVFLAITLLLGLGFLGVEIYEFFTYVHEGATLQTSAFLSSLFVLLGTHGAHVSFGLLWGIGIIMQIKREGLNGTTANKSFIFSLYWHFLDVVWIFIFSFVYLKGLM, encoded by the coding sequence ATGAAAATAGATAATTCCCTTCCGCTTGAATACAGTACGGAAGAAAACCGATTAAAGATTTTTGGATTCTGGTTGTTCTTAGGCGCCGAGATCGTATTGTTCTCTACACTATTTGCCGTATATCTTACCTTATGGCAGCGTACTGGACACGGCCCTACTGCCTCCCATATTTTTGAACTGAGTGGCGTTATGATCGAGACGGTTCTCCTGTTAACCAGTAGTTTCGTTTGCGGATTAGCTATTCACAGCATGCGTCTTGGTTTGAAAAAGCCTACATTAGTCTTTTTGGCTATTACCCTTTTATTAGGATTAGGCTTCCTAGGCGTTGAGATTTACGAGTTTTTCACTTACGTTCATGAAGGTGCTACTTTGCAAACCAGTGCTTTCCTATCTAGCTTGTTTGTTCTGTTAGGCACTCACGGTGCGCACGTTAGCTTTGGTCTTTTGTGGGGAATTGGGATCATCATGCAGATTAAGCGTGAAGGTCTAAATGGGACTACAGCAAACAAGTCATTCATCTTCTCCCTATACTGGCACTTCCTTGACGTTGTCTGGATCTTTATTTTCAGCTTTGTCTACTTGAAAGGATTGATGTAA
- the qoxD gene encoding cytochrome aa3 quinol oxidase subunit IV, whose protein sequence is MKQLFPIRHVMGYIFSLVLSLVALSVVFWNMSPVVGMVILSVCAIIQASLQLFVFMHINEENSTANSLYINVGYALFVGLVTIFGTLFTMIWGY, encoded by the coding sequence ATGAAACAGCTATTCCCGATTCGTCACGTCATGGGATATATCTTTTCCCTCGTCCTTTCACTGGTTGCCCTATCCGTCGTCTTTTGGAACATGTCACCAGTAGTAGGAATGGTCATTTTGTCGGTCTGTGCGATTATTCAAGCGTCCTTGCAGTTGTTCGTCTTCATGCATATTAATGAAGAAAATTCAACAGCAAACTCGCTATATATCAATGTTGGGTACGCCCTATTTGTAGGCTTGGTCACCATTTTCGGTACCTTGTTTACAATGATTTGGGGATATTAA
- the manA gene encoding mannose-6-phosphate isomerase, class I: MNIQPLFLQPVFQERIWGGTALRDRFPYDIPSDKTGECWAISAHPNGMCVVLNGAHKGKTLADLWENNRELFGHHQSEKFPLLTKILDANDDLSVQVHPNDEYAHEHENGEYGKTECWYIIDCDEDAELVFGHNAQTKEEVEEMIMGGRWSAFLRKVKIKPGDFFYVPSGTIHALCEGTLVLETQQSSDTTYRVYDYDRVDDHGKKRDLHLKKAIDVTTAPHVDTNPTITVQKNDAATITTYVQNEFFSVYKWEINGTASFEQGQSFLLASVLDGAGTLEKDGQAFALKKGDHFILPAEFGTYTLSGSLEVMISHP; the protein is encoded by the coding sequence ATGAATATACAGCCACTATTTTTACAACCTGTTTTTCAAGAACGCATTTGGGGTGGAACAGCCTTGCGTGATCGCTTTCCATACGATATTCCTTCTGATAAAACCGGTGAATGCTGGGCAATTTCTGCCCATCCAAACGGTATGTGCGTCGTTCTAAACGGAGCTCATAAAGGTAAAACGCTAGCAGACCTCTGGGAAAACAATCGAGAATTGTTCGGTCATCATCAAAGTGAAAAATTCCCACTGTTGACCAAAATTTTAGATGCCAATGATGATCTATCTGTACAGGTACACCCTAACGATGAATATGCTCACGAACATGAAAACGGTGAGTATGGAAAAACAGAATGCTGGTATATCATCGATTGTGACGAAGATGCTGAGTTAGTATTTGGTCATAATGCGCAAACAAAAGAAGAAGTAGAAGAGATGATCATGGGGGGAAGATGGTCTGCGTTTTTACGCAAAGTGAAAATCAAGCCAGGTGACTTCTTCTATGTCCCAAGCGGAACGATCCATGCCCTTTGTGAAGGAACGCTTGTGCTAGAAACACAACAAAGCTCCGACACCACTTATCGTGTGTACGACTACGATCGTGTGGATGATCACGGGAAAAAGCGCGATTTACATCTAAAAAAAGCAATCGATGTAACAACAGCTCCTCATGTTGATACAAATCCAACGATTACTGTACAAAAAAACGATGCTGCTACCATCACGACCTACGTTCAAAATGAATTTTTCTCTGTATATAAATGGGAAATCAATGGCACAGCCTCCTTTGAACAAGGTCAATCTTTCTTATTGGCAAGTGTGCTAGACGGAGCAGGTACTCTTGAAAAAGACGGCCAAGCTTTTGCATTGAAGAAGGGCGATCACTTTATCCTTCCAGCCGAATTTGGAACCTATACGCTATCTGGATCCTTAGAAGTAATGATTTCTCATCCATAA
- a CDS encoding DNA-binding response regulator — MKVLVVDDENSLLNLIRLTLEIEGYQVLVATNGVEALEQWNQQPDMIILDVMLPDIDGYQLLREFREKDSDIPIIMLTAKGQINDKLLGLQLGADDYITKPFHSTELLLRIKIIERRMEKMKEKPDPDNVKIDRFMIHPNERKVFLDGNEITLTYREYDLLFLLLKNRQRVFTRDDLLMKVWKFEYPDNTRAVDIMIQRLRKKLGTYGDKIKTVYGVGYKIDC; from the coding sequence ATGAAAGTATTAGTTGTGGACGATGAAAATAGTTTACTAAACCTGATACGCCTAACATTAGAGATAGAGGGATACCAGGTATTAGTGGCAACTAATGGAGTAGAGGCATTAGAGCAATGGAACCAACAACCGGACATGATCATCCTAGATGTCATGCTACCTGACATAGATGGCTATCAATTATTGCGTGAATTTCGTGAGAAGGATAGCGACATCCCCATCATCATGTTAACAGCCAAAGGGCAAATTAATGATAAGTTATTAGGCTTACAGCTAGGCGCAGATGATTATATCACCAAGCCCTTTCATAGTACGGAGCTTTTACTTCGAATCAAAATAATTGAGCGTCGTATGGAAAAAATGAAAGAGAAGCCAGACCCGGATAATGTTAAAATTGATCGCTTTATGATCCATCCTAACGAACGAAAAGTGTTTCTTGATGGAAATGAAATCACCTTAACGTATCGGGAATATGATTTATTATTTTTGTTGCTTAAAAACAGACAACGTGTGTTTACACGTGATGATCTCCTGATGAAAGTTTGGAAGTTCGAATATCCAGACAATACACGGGCTGTTGATATCATGATCCAACGCTTGCGCAAAAAACTAGGTACGTACGGTGACAAAATCAAAACCGTATATGGTGTAGGCTATAAAATTGATTGCTAG
- a CDS encoding DUF3919 family protein: MKKLLGPVFLFITILFLLSSLGYSLQESLYRKVVVIEDKNEVLKKVSDSLPVEAIIHHEKWGVVNITDEVLLYSIISYIDLIKKENDPLVVSEDKRRTMFSGTIRYLNGVEHSFYLENAFTFDELTYGQQHDTPILSAFRTHLLRLFYSSNHFADFIQEAKDVFIKKTVADPGKRIHEKVFLTEKLRQAYEIKDTSEIQQLTFQKQQPLGIITVYKNGKQKRNDRNDILNFIVYDTYFIVQYLGDDNGNSIYMTGRLAELL; encoded by the coding sequence ATGAAAAAATTATTAGGACCAGTCTTTCTTTTCATCACAATCCTTTTTCTTTTATCTTCTCTAGGCTACTCATTGCAAGAAAGTCTATATCGTAAGGTAGTCGTGATAGAGGATAAAAATGAAGTGTTGAAAAAAGTAAGCGATTCCCTTCCGGTGGAAGCTATCATTCACCACGAAAAATGGGGTGTTGTGAACATTACTGATGAGGTTTTGCTATACTCAATCATTTCTTACATTGATCTCATTAAAAAAGAAAATGATCCGCTTGTTGTTTCAGAAGATAAGAGAAGGACCATGTTCTCTGGCACGATTCGTTACTTAAATGGGGTTGAGCATTCCTTCTATTTGGAAAACGCTTTTACCTTCGATGAGCTAACGTATGGTCAGCAACATGATACACCGATTCTATCTGCTTTTCGGACACACTTGCTTCGCTTGTTTTATTCATCGAATCACTTTGCTGATTTTATACAAGAAGCCAAAGACGTTTTTATTAAAAAAACGGTTGCCGATCCCGGTAAACGCATTCATGAAAAGGTTTTCTTAACTGAAAAACTAAGACAGGCGTACGAGATTAAAGATACATCCGAAATTCAGCAACTCACCTTCCAGAAACAACAGCCGCTCGGTATCATCACCGTCTATAAGAATGGCAAACAGAAAAGGAATGATCGCAACGATATCTTAAATTTTATCGTTTATGATACTTACTTTATTGTCCAGTATTTAGGTGATGATAATGGAAATTCCATTTATATGACAGGGCGTTTAGCAGAACTCTTATAA